The nucleotide window TGAGTGCGAGTGTGCGTTTGTTGCAGGCGGAGAGCCGATTGTGAGAGAGTAAAAGCAAAGAGAGCGCACTTGTATGACTACCGTTGTGTTGCTTTTGGTTTGGTGGCGCGTTGGCTCAATCGCGGTTGCTTAACAGCGAGCAGCCGAGTTGATTACGTCCAATTATCGCAACGAGGTATATGACTCGCGGCCGATGCACGCTGTCGCACAGTTGGTAATGTACGCTTGCCACGGTTAAACGTTAAAATGGTCTTAAGCACGCCGATAAACGAACTTTAATGGCATACTGTTTACAAATACAAAGTGAAATACGGAAAGTAATCCAAGTAATTGCTCGATTATTTAGTTAattgacaaaaacaaataaatataataaaacagttatattacaaaaagaaaaaaaaacgctaTTGAAAGTGAATAGTAATTTTTAAGTGTTTGTGAGTTGAAAAAGtgattaaaagtttaaaaattaaaaaaaaaaaaacatttgaaaacatttttgaaaaatgtccaGCGCTCAAGTGTCGCAACCGCCCACGTTGCAGGCgcagcaacatcaacagcagcaacaacagcaaatctcACACTTTCTCAATCACATTGCcgccgcacaacaacaacaacagcaacaacaacaacaacaacaaaccgccTCGCCGCAACGCAGTGATTAtcaaaatgacaacaacacCAGCTCCACGCTGTCACCACGTTCACCCGCACATTCCAGTCCCACACACTCATCACACTCACCACGCTCCGCCACAAATTCACCGCCCAACAGCGCTTACGCCAGCAATACAAGTCCTCAACCGGACGGCAGTCATCACGCCGTCTTACACCTGCCACCCACCAGCAACACTGGCTTGCCACTAATTGTTGCACCAATGCCCGCGCTGCCACACTTGCCGCCCATGACAGCCACAACGGTGGCGAATAGTTTGCGCGATCAACGCATCTTCCCGACATTGGCAACACCGTCCGCGCCACAGCAGCCTACACTGGCCGCACCACGTCTCTACGATACGTTTACGCCCGGTGCGCTACCCGTCGGTCATGCCGCTTTGGTGAACGGCTGCTACCCGATGCCGCGCTTGCCGCTGAGTAATGTGATGTTGGCGCAACAAAATGTCGCTTCCGCTTCACCGCCCGTTACAACGTCGGCGACGACACAGAGCCAGCCGAAGAAGTCATTTTGTATTGATGCACTGCTGGCTAAGACACAGAGTAGTGATGAGGTGGTGGAGCGGGGCGCAGAGAAGCCACTGACCGAGGATCGTTTGGCGGCGTTCCATTATGCGCGCGATAATGCCGAGCTGAATCAAGCGATTGCCGCCGGCATAAGCGAGCAGGAGGCGCTGCAGCGGATACGTGAGTCGCGCGAGTACGGTACGCCGAGTCCCGATGGCATGTCGAGGTGAGTGCGAAGATCGTGTTTTTTTTGGGATATGATTTTGTAGAACTGTGTTTAATGCCAAAATATGATTACTCGTTCGTTGGGAAGGTGAATAGGTGAAGTGAAAAGTTTGGTTTGTAATTTTCCAGCAAGCAAAGAGTTGGCCTAGTGGGTTCATAGACGCAAAAATCGACGCAGGTCCAAAAAATAGGCTATTACACAGTATATTGTTAAGTAGTGATCGATTAATTAACCTTCTACACTTATTCGAATCATTTGGTGGATTAATTAATAATCCTcaacaaaattacaacaatataATTACATTCTTGTATTTGAAAGAATAGTGGATTCCAGAGTTAATTTTTGAGTGCGTGTTGGTGAGAACCAAAATCTAATCTGAATTTACTCGGGTATTACAGACATAGTATAATTTTTAAgaggtaaatttttaaaatttgcttttttaatatttcaaaattctctgcattgaatttttcaataaaaaagtcaattttaaacttttaatcTCAAgatgtaataataaaacatacttttatttaccttgagcacgccacgtatatctggccgtgtgaaaaacatagcatttccaaatgtatgccacccactatgcgactattctgttgatcgtcattttaaattcaattttccacTGTGAATACGGGAATACTTTTTGGAACCGAAATTGAGCAAATCTGTTTTTAAGAACTTCAAAAGAAAATCCGTAGAAATCAAGCCATTTCTGtcccttttatattttttgataggTGCATCCCACAATCCAGATTGCGATTGAATTGTGCTGGGTGGCCAATAACCCAGGCCCTCTCCAAAGATTTTACAACTTTCCCCACTTGTAATTCCAACCGGGTTGGGTCCCCCCCCACACGTCCCCCCACCTTCCATTTTTTCCCCGACCGAATTCCCCGATCCCGATTTGTTTTATGATTGCCTTATCCCCCCTCCTGGAATTTTTGAccttttgacatttttcc belongs to Bactrocera dorsalis isolate Fly_Bdor unplaced genomic scaffold, ASM2337382v1 BdCtg371, whole genome shotgun sequence and includes:
- the LOC125780272 gene encoding mediator of RNA polymerase II transcription subunit 13-like — encoded protein: MSSAQVSQPPTLQAQQHQQQQQQQISHFLNHIAAAQQQQQQQQQQQQTASPQRSDYQNDNNTSSTLSPRSPAHSSPTHSSHSPRSATNSPPNSAYASNTSPQPDGSHHAVLHLPPTSNTGLPLIVAPMPALPHLPPMTATTVANSLRDQRIFPTLATPSAPQQPTLAAPRLYDTFTPGALPVGHAALVNGCYPMPRLPLSNVMLAQQNVASASPPVTTSATTQSQPKKSFCIDALLAKTQSSDEVVERGAEKPLTEDRLAAFHYARDNAELNQAIAAGISEQEALQRIRESREYGTPSPDGMSR